A part of Gossypium hirsutum isolate 1008001.06 chromosome A07, Gossypium_hirsutum_v2.1, whole genome shotgun sequence genomic DNA contains:
- the LOC107953274 gene encoding zinc finger A20 and AN1 domain-containing stress-associated protein 3 — protein sequence MAEEHRCQAPPQCANNCGFFGNPATQNLCSQCYRHLQHLKEQGSSSAAKQAFNQAPLPSFSSSSSSFSVSLAVKHEPLAETKEEVVQAEVQVHVQVRPNRCMTCRKRVGLTGFKCRCGMVFCGTHRYPENHGCSFDFKGMGKQQIAKSNPVVKGEKLQKI from the coding sequence ATGGCAGAAGAACATAGATGTCAAGCACCACCACAATGTGCAAACAATTGTGGATTCTTCGGAAACCCAGCAACCCAAAATCTTTGTTCTCAATGTTACCGCCATCTCCAGCACCTTAAAGAACAAGGATCTTCCTCTGCTGCCAAACAGGCTTTTAATCAAGCCCCcctcccttccttttcttcttcatcatcGTCGTTTTCGGTTTCCTTGGCGGTGAAGCATGAACCGTTGGCGGAAACCAAGGAAGAGGTGGTCCAAGCGGAGGTTCAGGTCCACGTTCAAGTTCGACCTAACAGATGCATGACTTGCAGGAAGCGCGTGGGGCTGACGGGGTTCAAGTGCAGGTGTGGGATGGTGTTTTGTGGCACCCATAGGTACCCTGAAAATCATGGTTGTAGTTTCGATTTCAAAGGGATGGGAAAACAACAGATTGCCAAATCGAATCCGGTTGTCAAAGGCGAGAAGCTTCAGAAAATCTAA